A region of the Bacillus sp. NP247 genome:
TTTCCATTTCCACTCAATTGATATATTTTTACAATACCAGTATCCTTACCACCAGTATATATAGTAACATCGAATGTATCTCCATGCTTTAAGTCACCAACTGCTAACTCTTCTATAAAATCTGCATTATGATGTAATAAAAAATAGCTTTGCCACCGCCAAGTATCTAAAAATCGCGATTCTTTTTGTGTAAGTTGCGATTCAGCAGACACAGGTGGGAGTGTACTAATTGTATTCGAAAATAAAAATCCTCCAACAGTCAATGCACCAATAATTGTTGATTGCCTTAAAAGTTTCATCTTCTAGACCTCCTAATTAATAAAGGATTCAGAACTCTCTTTTGTGAAAAACTAGCTGTGAAATCTAAAGGATGATAATATCTTCTATAATCATATTAACATTTATTGATTTATCAGACAAATTAATGAATAATAAAATTATATCGAGGGAGTTAAGGCTAATATAAGAAAGAAGTTAGATGTATAGTTAAGAAATCTTTATTATATGTAATTGCGACTTATTAATTGAAAACACGTTTATTTTAAAGCTGAAATTTCAGTTCACACCATAAATTTTCGTGCATAATTTACAATTTGACTTATGTAATTTATCGAGCTATGATTCCTTTATAATAAAAGAAAGGCTTGAAGATAATGATTCGTCGTTTGAAAAAGTTTAAAAATGTAGCTGTCGTATTAAGCTTCTAAGTAAATTATAAAATCTACCATACTTAGAAGCGAGGAATGTAATTATGAAGCATCCATTATATAATCATTGGTCTGAAACGAAGTATTTAAAAGACATAGTAACAAATCCACTTATTAAAGTAGGGGAGTACTCCTATTATTCAGGATATTATGGCGATCAAAATTTTGAAGATGGTTGTGTAAGATATTTGTGGGGAGATGCTAAATCCAAAGCACTTTTCAATCCAATTGAACAGATGGGTTGGCAACTTGATAAACTCATTATTGGAAATTATGTTTGTATTGCAAGTGGAGTTGTCATTTTAATGGGTGGGAATCATAATCATCACCCTGAATGGATTACCGTTTATCCATTCGTTGAGCAAATAGAACAATCATATGAACCGAAGGGTGATACAGTCATTAAAAGCGATGCCTGGATTGGTATGAATGCTATTATAATGCCTGGCGTTACTATTGGCGAAGGTGCAATTATTGCAGCTGGATCTGTCGTATGTAAAGATGTTCCGTCGTATACAATAGTAGGTGGTAATCCTGCTAAAGAAATAAAGAAACGGTTCACTAATATAGAAATTAATATGCTAATGGAAATGCGTTGGTTTGATTGGGATAGAGAATTGATTGAGAAGGCAATTCCTCTTTTATCTAGTCCAGCCATTGAACCATTATTTGCTTTTTATAAAAATGAAGTGAAAAATAAATAAATCAGCTAGAAAAACTACATTAAATATAGGATGTAGTTTTTTGTAATTGTGGAACAAATGTATTACTTAGATTGTCTATTAAATGTAATCCTAAAAAATATGAAAGTACGGATCATTTTGAAAAATACAAGGGTATTAGAAATAGGGATGTGTGTGGGAATACTAAGTGTCAGTGCGCCTAAAAGGGTGTGATGAGATGGTCTATATGAAAGCGATCCTAAAGTCTTATTTGTAAATAGCCTTTGATAAAACTGTCTATTTTTATAGGGATTATGCTAGAATATCGTTTTTTTGAGTACAAAGATATTGGAGGTAAGAGAATTGAAAGGTATGTTTTACAAAAAATTCATTGTAATAGTAACAGTGCTTACACTATTTTGTAGCATAATTGTTACATCTGGAAGAGCATCAGCGGAAACAGTTCCTGCTATAGACGTAGAAGCAGGATCAGCAATTTTAGTAGAAGCAAATTCCGGAAAAATTTTATATCAAAAAAATGCGGATGAATCATTAGCAATTGCTAGTATGACAAAAATGATGAGTGAATACTTAGTTCATGAAGCGGTGGATAAAGGAAAACTTAAATGGGATCAAAAAATTAAAATTTCTGAATATGCATATAAGATTTCGCAAGATCGCTCATTATCAAACGTTCCATTAGAAAATGGTGGCTCTTATACAGTTAAAGAGTTATATGAGGCAATGGCAATTTACTCTGCAAACGGTGCAACAATTGCTTTAGTTGAAGAAATTGCTGGAAAAGAAGCCGATTTCGTGAAAATGATGAATGATAAGTCA
Encoded here:
- a CDS encoding DUF5065 family protein, with protein sequence MKLLRQSTIIGALTVGGFLFSNTISTLPPVSAESQLTQKESRFLDTWRWQSYFLLHHNADFIEELAVGDLKHGDTFDVTIYTGGKDTGIVKIYQLSGNGNENDEINLHRYKTIDDSGLKHNYGRFVTPITKAYNPGTYVAVMKLGENYYYGGSFKISK
- a CDS encoding CatB-related O-acetyltransferase encodes the protein MKHPLYNHWSETKYLKDIVTNPLIKVGEYSYYSGYYGDQNFEDGCVRYLWGDAKSKALFNPIEQMGWQLDKLIIGNYVCIASGVVILMGGNHNHHPEWITVYPFVEQIEQSYEPKGDTVIKSDAWIGMNAIIMPGVTIGEGAIIAAGSVVCKDVPSYTIVGGNPAKEIKKRFTNIEINMLMEMRWFDWDRELIEKAIPLLSSPAIEPLFAFYKNEVKNK